A genomic segment from Syngnathus scovelli strain Florida chromosome 3, RoL_Ssco_1.2, whole genome shotgun sequence encodes:
- the LOC125994080 gene encoding GRAM domain-containing protein 2B isoform X1 has product MTDTGTPLEEDDSSGTGAGTNRRDLNKDNHPIGSPKFDMSSEARQRSPPILDERLQSCEAEHQQINQHQLQRQQNPNGQHRTTSPLVRSKTFDASELIPVKNELHTKLERKKSHYSQLSKSNCQYHKIFKEISKDEQLGQSYTCALQKDILYQGRMFVSDHWICFHSKVFGKDTKIAIPVISVTHVKKTKTALLVPNAVVISTASDRYVFVSFLARDNTYKFLMSVCLHLEDPCNSSIPSSPQITFRGRTSPRTPRFPLSFHADFAELNGTLLRSRQDTEESSTSDSQTPDDDKVAGILANQIHKNKNCFYPVPPFLEALKCSDVSPLPEHQHQVKNLLHPKHSKIPKQETKQHGLDVKREDVRSRQTLSLNTLLCVYLFLVCILMLSSCFLTVKMLSLEHRLATLGPVTELAQPDDFLQNSDDVNRELFSELLSLNLKKLEKVLTWNQPISFHSHM; this is encoded by the exons TCCAAAGTTTGACATGTCATCCGAGGCGCGTCAAAGAAGCCCACCGATACTCGATGAACGTCTGCAGAGCTGCGAGGCCGAACACCAACAAATAAATCAACATCAGCTTCAACGACAACAAAATCCAAACGGACAACATCGGACTACATCGCCGCTGGTCAG GTCCAAGACGTTTGACGCGTCGGAGCTGATTCCCGTGAAAAACGAGCTGCACACCAAGCTGGAGAGGAAGAAATCTCACTATAGTCAG CTGTCCAAGAGTAACTGTCAATACCATAAAATCTTCAAGGAGATCAGCAAAGACGAGCAACTCGGGCAAA GTTACACGTGCGCGCTACAGAAGGACATCTTGTACCAGGGCCGGATGTTTGTCTCCGACCACTGGATCTGCTTCCACTCCAAAGTCTTTGGGAAAGACACCAAG ATCGCCATCCCGGTCATCTCGGTCACCCACGTCAAGAAGACCAAGACGGCCCTCTTGGTGCCCAACGCTGTGGTGATTTCCACAGCAAGCGACAGA TATGTCTTTGTGTCCTTCCTGGCCCGCGACAACACCTACAAGTTCCTCATGTCCGTCTGTCTTCACTTGGAG GATCCGTGCAACAGCTCCATTCCGTCTTCACCCCAAATCACCTTCCGAGGTCGGACATCGCCTCGCACGCCGCGTTTCCCACTG AGTTTCCACGCTGACTTTGCCGAACTGAACGGAACGCTGCTGCGGAGTAGGCAGGACACGGAGGAAAGCAGCACTTCCGATTCCCAGACGCCAGATGACGACAAGGTGGCAGGTATCTTGGCCAATCAGATCCACAAGAACAAGAACTGTT TCTATCCCGTTCCTCCCTTCCTGGAGGCATTGAAGTGCAGTGATGTCTCTCCACTTCCTGAACATCAGCACCAAGTAAAGAACCTTCTTCATCCCAAACATTCCAAGATTCCCAAGCAGGAAACCAAGCAGCATGGTTTGGACGTGAAGCGAGAGGATGTCAGAAGTAGACAAACGCTCTCCCTCAACACTCTACTGTGTGTTTACCTATTTTT ggtatGCATTTTGATGCTGTCGTCGTGCTTCCTGACCGTCAAGATGCTTTCCTTGGAGCATCGATTGGCAACGCTCGGCCCTGTCACGGAATTGGCTCAACCGGA CGACTTCCTGCAAAATAGTGACGATGTCAACAGGGAACTTTTCTCTGAACTACTGAGCCTCAACCTCAAGAAGTTGGAAAAGGTCTTAACTTGGAACCAACCAATCAGCTTTCACTCACATATGTGA
- the LOC125994080 gene encoding GRAM domain-containing protein 2B isoform X2: protein MTDTGTPLEEDDSSGTGAGTNRRDLNKDNHPIGSPKFDMSSEARQRSPPILDERLQSCEAEHQQINQHQLQRQQNPNGQHRTTSPLVRSKTFDASELIPVKNELHTKLERKKSHYSQLSKSNCQYHKIFKEISKDEQLGQSYTCALQKDILYQGRMFVSDHWICFHSKVFGKDTKIAIPVISVTHVKKTKTALLVPNAVVISTASDRYVFVSFLARDNTYKFLMSVCLHLEDPCNSSIPSSPQITFRGRTSPRTPRFPLSFHADFAELNGTLLRSRQDTEESSTSDSQTPDDDKVAGILANQIHKNKNCFYPVPPFLEALKCSDVSPLPEHQHQVKNLLHPKHSKIPKQETKQHGLDVKREDVRSRQTLSLNTLLCVYLFLVCILMLSSCFLTVKMLSLEHRLATLGPVTELAQPDDFLQNSDDVNRELFSELLSLNLKKLEKVQKNLQRLLDEAV, encoded by the exons TCCAAAGTTTGACATGTCATCCGAGGCGCGTCAAAGAAGCCCACCGATACTCGATGAACGTCTGCAGAGCTGCGAGGCCGAACACCAACAAATAAATCAACATCAGCTTCAACGACAACAAAATCCAAACGGACAACATCGGACTACATCGCCGCTGGTCAG GTCCAAGACGTTTGACGCGTCGGAGCTGATTCCCGTGAAAAACGAGCTGCACACCAAGCTGGAGAGGAAGAAATCTCACTATAGTCAG CTGTCCAAGAGTAACTGTCAATACCATAAAATCTTCAAGGAGATCAGCAAAGACGAGCAACTCGGGCAAA GTTACACGTGCGCGCTACAGAAGGACATCTTGTACCAGGGCCGGATGTTTGTCTCCGACCACTGGATCTGCTTCCACTCCAAAGTCTTTGGGAAAGACACCAAG ATCGCCATCCCGGTCATCTCGGTCACCCACGTCAAGAAGACCAAGACGGCCCTCTTGGTGCCCAACGCTGTGGTGATTTCCACAGCAAGCGACAGA TATGTCTTTGTGTCCTTCCTGGCCCGCGACAACACCTACAAGTTCCTCATGTCCGTCTGTCTTCACTTGGAG GATCCGTGCAACAGCTCCATTCCGTCTTCACCCCAAATCACCTTCCGAGGTCGGACATCGCCTCGCACGCCGCGTTTCCCACTG AGTTTCCACGCTGACTTTGCCGAACTGAACGGAACGCTGCTGCGGAGTAGGCAGGACACGGAGGAAAGCAGCACTTCCGATTCCCAGACGCCAGATGACGACAAGGTGGCAGGTATCTTGGCCAATCAGATCCACAAGAACAAGAACTGTT TCTATCCCGTTCCTCCCTTCCTGGAGGCATTGAAGTGCAGTGATGTCTCTCCACTTCCTGAACATCAGCACCAAGTAAAGAACCTTCTTCATCCCAAACATTCCAAGATTCCCAAGCAGGAAACCAAGCAGCATGGTTTGGACGTGAAGCGAGAGGATGTCAGAAGTAGACAAACGCTCTCCCTCAACACTCTACTGTGTGTTTACCTATTTTT ggtatGCATTTTGATGCTGTCGTCGTGCTTCCTGACCGTCAAGATGCTTTCCTTGGAGCATCGATTGGCAACGCTCGGCCCTGTCACGGAATTGGCTCAACCGGA CGACTTCCTGCAAAATAGTGACGATGTCAACAGGGAACTTTTCTCTGAACTACTGAGCCTCAACCTCAAGAAGTTGGAAAAG GTGCAGAAGAATCTTCAAAGACTTTTGGATGAAGCCGTCTGA
- the LOC125994080 gene encoding GRAM domain-containing protein 2B isoform X3 translates to MTDTGTPLEEDDSSGTGAGTNRRDLNKDNHPIGSPKFDMSSEARQRSPPILDERLQSCEAEHQQINQHQLQRQQNPNGQHRTTSPLVRSKTFDASELIPVKNELHTKLERKKSHYSQLSKSNCQYHKIFKEISKDEQLGQSYTCALQKDILYQGRMFVSDHWICFHSKVFGKDTKIAIPVISVTHVKKTKTALLVPNAVVISTASDRYVFVSFLARDNTYKFLMSVCLHLEDPCNSSIPSSPQITFRGRTSPRTPRFPLSFHADFAELNGTLLRSRQDTEESSTSDSQTPDDDKVAVYPVPPFLEALKCSDVSPLPEHQHQVKNLLHPKHSKIPKQETKQHGLDVKREDVRSRQTLSLNTLLCVYLFLVCILMLSSCFLTVKMLSLEHRLATLGPVTELAQPDDFLQNSDDVNRELFSELLSLNLKKLEKVLTWNQPISFHSHM, encoded by the exons TCCAAAGTTTGACATGTCATCCGAGGCGCGTCAAAGAAGCCCACCGATACTCGATGAACGTCTGCAGAGCTGCGAGGCCGAACACCAACAAATAAATCAACATCAGCTTCAACGACAACAAAATCCAAACGGACAACATCGGACTACATCGCCGCTGGTCAG GTCCAAGACGTTTGACGCGTCGGAGCTGATTCCCGTGAAAAACGAGCTGCACACCAAGCTGGAGAGGAAGAAATCTCACTATAGTCAG CTGTCCAAGAGTAACTGTCAATACCATAAAATCTTCAAGGAGATCAGCAAAGACGAGCAACTCGGGCAAA GTTACACGTGCGCGCTACAGAAGGACATCTTGTACCAGGGCCGGATGTTTGTCTCCGACCACTGGATCTGCTTCCACTCCAAAGTCTTTGGGAAAGACACCAAG ATCGCCATCCCGGTCATCTCGGTCACCCACGTCAAGAAGACCAAGACGGCCCTCTTGGTGCCCAACGCTGTGGTGATTTCCACAGCAAGCGACAGA TATGTCTTTGTGTCCTTCCTGGCCCGCGACAACACCTACAAGTTCCTCATGTCCGTCTGTCTTCACTTGGAG GATCCGTGCAACAGCTCCATTCCGTCTTCACCCCAAATCACCTTCCGAGGTCGGACATCGCCTCGCACGCCGCGTTTCCCACTG AGTTTCCACGCTGACTTTGCCGAACTGAACGGAACGCTGCTGCGGAGTAGGCAGGACACGGAGGAAAGCAGCACTTCCGATTCCCAGACGCCAGATGACGACAAGGTGGCAG TCTATCCCGTTCCTCCCTTCCTGGAGGCATTGAAGTGCAGTGATGTCTCTCCACTTCCTGAACATCAGCACCAAGTAAAGAACCTTCTTCATCCCAAACATTCCAAGATTCCCAAGCAGGAAACCAAGCAGCATGGTTTGGACGTGAAGCGAGAGGATGTCAGAAGTAGACAAACGCTCTCCCTCAACACTCTACTGTGTGTTTACCTATTTTT ggtatGCATTTTGATGCTGTCGTCGTGCTTCCTGACCGTCAAGATGCTTTCCTTGGAGCATCGATTGGCAACGCTCGGCCCTGTCACGGAATTGGCTCAACCGGA CGACTTCCTGCAAAATAGTGACGATGTCAACAGGGAACTTTTCTCTGAACTACTGAGCCTCAACCTCAAGAAGTTGGAAAAGGTCTTAACTTGGAACCAACCAATCAGCTTTCACTCACATATGTGA
- the LOC125994080 gene encoding GRAM domain-containing protein 2B isoform X4, whose amino-acid sequence MTDTGTPLEEDDSSGTGAGTNRRDLNKDNHPIGSPKFDMSSEARQRSPPILDERLQSCEAEHQQINQHQLQRQQNPNGQHRTTSPLVRSKTFDASELIPVKNELHTKLERKKSHYSQLSKSNCQYHKIFKEISKDEQLGQSYTCALQKDILYQGRMFVSDHWICFHSKVFGKDTKIAIPVISVTHVKKTKTALLVPNAVVISTASDRYVFVSFLARDNTYKFLMSVCLHLEDPCNSSIPSSPQITFRGRTSPRTPRFPLSFHADFAELNGTLLRSRQDTEESSTSDSQTPDDDKVAVYPVPPFLEALKCSDVSPLPEHQHQVKNLLHPKHSKIPKQETKQHGLDVKREDVRSRQTLSLNTLLCVYLFLVCILMLSSCFLTVKMLSLEHRLATLGPVTELAQPDDFLQNSDDVNRELFSELLSLNLKKLEKVQKNLQRLLDEAV is encoded by the exons TCCAAAGTTTGACATGTCATCCGAGGCGCGTCAAAGAAGCCCACCGATACTCGATGAACGTCTGCAGAGCTGCGAGGCCGAACACCAACAAATAAATCAACATCAGCTTCAACGACAACAAAATCCAAACGGACAACATCGGACTACATCGCCGCTGGTCAG GTCCAAGACGTTTGACGCGTCGGAGCTGATTCCCGTGAAAAACGAGCTGCACACCAAGCTGGAGAGGAAGAAATCTCACTATAGTCAG CTGTCCAAGAGTAACTGTCAATACCATAAAATCTTCAAGGAGATCAGCAAAGACGAGCAACTCGGGCAAA GTTACACGTGCGCGCTACAGAAGGACATCTTGTACCAGGGCCGGATGTTTGTCTCCGACCACTGGATCTGCTTCCACTCCAAAGTCTTTGGGAAAGACACCAAG ATCGCCATCCCGGTCATCTCGGTCACCCACGTCAAGAAGACCAAGACGGCCCTCTTGGTGCCCAACGCTGTGGTGATTTCCACAGCAAGCGACAGA TATGTCTTTGTGTCCTTCCTGGCCCGCGACAACACCTACAAGTTCCTCATGTCCGTCTGTCTTCACTTGGAG GATCCGTGCAACAGCTCCATTCCGTCTTCACCCCAAATCACCTTCCGAGGTCGGACATCGCCTCGCACGCCGCGTTTCCCACTG AGTTTCCACGCTGACTTTGCCGAACTGAACGGAACGCTGCTGCGGAGTAGGCAGGACACGGAGGAAAGCAGCACTTCCGATTCCCAGACGCCAGATGACGACAAGGTGGCAG TCTATCCCGTTCCTCCCTTCCTGGAGGCATTGAAGTGCAGTGATGTCTCTCCACTTCCTGAACATCAGCACCAAGTAAAGAACCTTCTTCATCCCAAACATTCCAAGATTCCCAAGCAGGAAACCAAGCAGCATGGTTTGGACGTGAAGCGAGAGGATGTCAGAAGTAGACAAACGCTCTCCCTCAACACTCTACTGTGTGTTTACCTATTTTT ggtatGCATTTTGATGCTGTCGTCGTGCTTCCTGACCGTCAAGATGCTTTCCTTGGAGCATCGATTGGCAACGCTCGGCCCTGTCACGGAATTGGCTCAACCGGA CGACTTCCTGCAAAATAGTGACGATGTCAACAGGGAACTTTTCTCTGAACTACTGAGCCTCAACCTCAAGAAGTTGGAAAAG GTGCAGAAGAATCTTCAAAGACTTTTGGATGAAGCCGTCTGA